The DNA sequence CAGTCGATCTGGCGGCCCGCGCTGAACGTCTGCAGCGGATACAGCACCCCGCCCCGCAGCCCGGCCACTGCGTCGAAGACGCTGAGGGGCAGCGCCCCGGCCGTGTGCACCACCAAGGCCGCCGCCGGAAACCGGGCCGCCGCCAGCACGCCCGCCACGGCCCCATCGGGCACACAGATAATATAGAGGCCGGCCGGGGGCAGCGTGGTCAGATCCAGGCTGGTGGTGGGCAACGCGCCGGGAATCTCGGCGGCCAGGGCCGCCGCCGAGGCCGGCGTGCGGCTCCATACGTGCGTCAGGGTGTGGCCGGCCCGCGCCAGGGCCGGCCCGAGGTGGCGGGCCACCTGACCGGCACCCAACAGGATAATCTGCCGACGAATAGAGGGTTGGCTCATGTCAGAATGCGGAGCGTGAGAATTCGGGCGAAAAGTACGCAGCCCGCCGGCTTTCTTTTTTTACTTCTGTTTTTCAGTGTTTTTTTAGCACCTTGTACTCGCGAAACTTCCGGGCTGCTCAACCGGAACGGCAGTTGTCGCTTCCACAGTAATTTTTCCTCCTCTTTTTTCCTTACCAACCCATTTCCTTATGACAAACTGGTACAAAACGGGTCGTACAGCTCAACCCTGGCGGAAGCTGGCTCTGGCCGCGCTGCTGGCCGTTGGTGGAGCTTCGGCCGCCCAGGCTCAGACTCTGAACTACAACCTGTTCGGGGCCCAGAACGTGGCTGGCACCTACACCGACCTGGCTGCCACCGGCACGGTGATTGCCACCGCCAACAACGACGACGCCAACTCGGCCGCCCAGCCTATTGGTTTCACCTTCAACTACAACGGGGCTGCCTTCACGGATTTCGTGCTGAACACCAACGGCTTTATCAAGCTGGGCACGGCTGCTCCTTCGGCGGCCAACCTGTATTACACTAGCCCCCAGGCAGCAACTGGTGGCCCCATCCTGAGCACCAACGCGGCCGACGTGAACCTGCTGCTGCCCTTCAACCATGACCTAGTGGATGGCACCTCGCCGGCAGAGTACCGTGTGGCTACAACCGGCACCGCCGGCAGCCGCGTGTGCACCATTCAGTGGAAAAACGTGAGCGACAAGCTCGTTGCCGCCGCTTCGGGCAAGCAGCACGCCAACATGCAGTTCCAGCTGAAGCTGTACGAAGGCACCAACAACATCGAATTTGTGTACGGCCCGACGACAGCTGGCCCCGGGCCGGATGCCTTCAAGTATGCCGCGGTAGGTATTAAGGGCTCGGGCTCTACGGCTACCCAGCTTATCACCGTTACCAAACCCTCCGTATCGGTGTGGTCGGCGGCCACCTTCCTGGCGGGCAACTACACCGGCAACGCCTTCAACTTCCGCGTTTCGGCCCTGCCCGACGCGGGTCGTACGCTGCGCTTCCGCCCGGCCGCTGCGCAGGACGCCGCCGTGCTGGCCGTGTACTCGCTGGGCAAGCTGCCGATTCCGGCCGGTGCTCCCCACACGATTCAGGCCGTGGTGCGCAACGTCGGCACCTCGGCGCTGGCCAACGTAAGCGTAACGGCTTCGGTAGCCGGCGCCAACACCTTCACCAGCAACAAGACGATTGCCTCGCTGGCCGTAGGTGCCTCGACGACGGTATCGTTTGACCCCTTCACCCCCACCAACACCGGCAACGAAACCATTACGGTAACGTCGGGCGCGGATGATGCCTCGGGCAACAACACAGCCACCTACCAGCAGGTAGTAAACGCCACGACCTACGCCGTAGCCGAAGCCGGCCCCAGCAGCGGCAGCGTAGGCTTCACCAACAACACCACCGGTGAAGCTGGTTCGGGCATTTTTGCCGTGAAATACAACACCAGCGTAGCCCGGACGGTAAGTGCCGTGACGGTTCGCCTGGAAGACACCCGATCAGTAGGCCGCACGGTGTACGGCGTGGTATGCGACGCGGCCGGCGCTATCCTGTCGCGCACGCCTGACTACGTAATTCTGGCCTCGGACATTGCCACCACCAAGACCTTCACCATGCCCGCTCCCGTAGCCGTGGCCGCTGGTTCGTTCTTCGCGGGCTTTGCTGAAGCGGTTTCGCCAGCCGGCACGGCTGGTTACTTTCCCCTGGGCCTGCAGACCGAGACGCCGACTCGCACCGGCACCTTCTACACGATGGCACTCACCGGCGGTTCTCCTGTCGATGCCTTCAACAGCGGCCTGGGCCGCTTCATGATTGAGGCAGTGACGGGTGCTGCTGCTACCTGCGTACCACCCACGGGTGTTACCGTAACCAGCACCAGCGCCGTATCGGCGACCGTAACCTTCGCTGGCCCCGCCAACGGCACGGGCTACAGCATCGTGTACGGCCCGGCGGGCTTCAACCCGGCTACCGGCGGCACGACCGTAACCACGGCTACTTCGCCCTACACCATCACGGGC is a window from the Hymenobacter aquaticus genome containing:
- a CDS encoding T9SS type A sorting domain-containing protein, with the translated sequence MTNWYKTGRTAQPWRKLALAALLAVGGASAAQAQTLNYNLFGAQNVAGTYTDLAATGTVIATANNDDANSAAQPIGFTFNYNGAAFTDFVLNTNGFIKLGTAAPSAANLYYTSPQAATGGPILSTNAADVNLLLPFNHDLVDGTSPAEYRVATTGTAGSRVCTIQWKNVSDKLVAAASGKQHANMQFQLKLYEGTNNIEFVYGPTTAGPGPDAFKYAAVGIKGSGSTATQLITVTKPSVSVWSAATFLAGNYTGNAFNFRVSALPDAGRTLRFRPAAAQDAAVLAVYSLGKLPIPAGAPHTIQAVVRNVGTSALANVSVTASVAGANTFTSNKTIASLAVGASTTVSFDPFTPTNTGNETITVTSGADDASGNNTATYQQVVNATTYAVAEAGPSSGSVGFTNNTTGEAGSGIFAVKYNTSVARTVSAVTVRLEDTRSVGRTVYGVVCDAAGAILSRTPDYVILASDIATTKTFTMPAPVAVAAGSFFAGFAEAVSPAGTAGYFPLGLQTETPTRTGTFYTMALTGGSPVDAFNSGLGRFMIEAVTGAAATCVPPTGVTVTSTSAVSATVTFAGPANGTGYSIVYGPAGFNPATGGTTVTTATSPYTITGLAASTSYDVYIRSNCGATEQSALAGPFSVKTQCSVTSVTTFPYTENFDGVATGTLPCGYTILDANLDAVTWESLSTIGTTPISSSAPNAMVYQYNEDATTAANDWFFTTPLLLRTGNRYQLSFKYRVGIATFPERLEVKYGTSATPAGQTNTLWNNNNVTSTVYATANATSTIPVLPIEPTTTGNYYIGFHVYSLADQFLLAVDDLQITATTITGTSAALDYAINVFPNPSAGIFSVDIKGANAKGAMQLEVMNSLGQIVHTASVRDNQLNKLDLSSLAAGMYVLKVKSGNDFSVRNLSIQK